TTTGAATAGACACTAACATGTTGCAGGCTCCAGCTGCTGAAATCAATCAGATCTGACTGTTTTTACTCTGCACATATATAAACTTCAGTTACAGAAAAAGAAGTTTCTGGATCTGtgtaacattttaaaatgtgcGTTTCCTCACAGCGGGTTATTGTGGCCCCAATACACGCCGATGCCAGCTCGGGCGCCGCGCCGTCCGTTAGCCGAGCAGCAGCCATCAGTAAAAACAACCACAGCGTCACCTGGAGGATGAAGAAAAGCCCTGAGTGACAGCAACAAAGACAGCATCCACCTGTGGGGGTGTGAGTTCTGGTGTTGCCCGTCCTGTAGCCGGCAGAGTAAAGACTCTTCAGTCCCACGTCCCGGTCTGTGCCATTTCAGGATCCACACCTCGTGTGTTCTGCGTCTCACCCATGTATGTGAATCCATCTGTGGCTTCTGATGATAAGCTGCTGCAGTCTGACAGTTTGACTCGTTTGGGGactgactccacctcctcgcctgaGTGACACCTCTTCTGACCAATAGGGATGTACTCCAGAGGCTCTGGGCCTCGCTTAGGAAGTAGACTATACGAGGACCCatcactctgcactcctggaagAACACAAACAGTCTCATTGTAGGGGAAAAACCTCAACTGAAACTGTGGCTTCTTAGATCTAGGAGAAAAAGACCACACTGTTAATATCAATACCATTGCAAATGAGTACCTCATCCAATActtgtttttttaaatctattAATATTTGACCATCAATTTTTTGGACAACCCTCATAGACCAAATCATAAGTCGCCTCAAGCTGCTGCACACAAGTAAATTTTTAACCGTACCTACCGCTTGAGCACACACACTGACaacactgggaaggaaaaactccttcggGTGTTGTTTTGATtacagggaaaaaaacaaaacaaacaaaaaacataagcagaccagactcagtgaggtgaccataTGAACAATATCagtataaataaaacagaagcacAACAAAGAAACACACAGAAAGAAATCATACAGCTAAGCAATCATCAGAGACTTTTCTGTTTTGGGGGAGTGGCccagatttaaaaaataaactgttTAAAAGTACATAAGATCACCTTCTGTCACCTCTGGAACTGCGGACGGCTGGACTCCTCTGACAAACGCCCAGGCATCTTTCTCTGAAGCAACTTCTTATAGGAGGCACATGGGAATTTGTCTACCTGGTTTTTACATTCATCCCTAAATCACAAAAATGGCacgaatgaaatagtaaaaagaaCTGAACAGACCCTAATCTAAGAAACATAAAaacttacagaggaacagaaattTTGTAGCTCTGTACCCCTCAGACTAGTAACTGCATAATAATGGTAATCCCAGAGTCACTGTTTTATGGCGGCTGGACTGAAAGGTGCAGGAgacctgaaggaaaaaaaaaaagaaagctggTATGTTGTGGTGGTTGTTATTTTGCTGTATTACATTACTATGCCACAACAGTGATTTCTAAAATACAAGTAATCAGAACCACAGCAGTTGGTCCCCCGCTCACCGCCCCCACCCCAGGCATCCTGCACACTCTGATGATGATATTTTGGCCCCCTggctcttattaaatataacaatatgaatgtAGGAATGACaagccagcccttctgtacatgcagAAGCAGGTAGATGATTAtgtaagagctgttctggaaggcagaattcatttGTGGATCAGCTACGGCTGGTTGGAAATCATCTTTACACTCCCCCATcagtatatatggcttagtaaggtAATACAATGAAATagcagggttttgtttttttcaggtcTCCTGCACTCCTGCAGATTTTCAGCTCATGCGCCTTTCAGTCCAACCCTTTTATGttgggttaaataaataaaacatttaacaaaGACTTGCTTGTGTAGTGTCCCTGTGCAAATCAAGATTACATGATTTTGATTTGAAAAagctaaaaacatttttttaaatggtttAATATTTGGCAAATATTTGAATTAACTTTTAAATACCACATATCTTTATGGAGTTTGGTGAGTCAGAACAGGAAGAAAAGTCACTTTTCAGCATTAGTGCAAACTATCACAAGCTGAGATATAAATCAGTCCGACTAAAACATGTTAAGATATAACTGAGGTCTTGTTAAGTTTTAAACTGTCTCTCACCACGTCTTGTAGACTCCTGGTTTGATTCCTTTCCTCACCGCGTAGAAGAACGTTCCTTTAGCCATACTTTCTGCAGCGCTGCAAACAGTCCGAACCGCACTGAAAAAACCAACAAGTCTTAACATGACTCATTAAACCAAAAGAAGCAGCGAAACCGAGGCGGCTGACATCCTAAAGTCAAATTAAACTACATGTCATTATTAAACTGAACACAACGACAAGCTAGTTAGCTGCTAGCTCCTTACAAAAATACTCTGAAAACACAGAACTTGTCAAAACCTTGGGCTCAAGTCTTCTGAATTAGTGTCCGAATATAATTTCTTTTAAACTTGACACAAATTAGCAAGAAATCAGGAATACAGAAAAAAATATGGCATAGCCCTGAGGTTTTTGTAGCTCCGGCACTGACCGCCACTTCCGGAGGGGCGCTGTTCGTATCGTCAACTGTGAaagagcattatttatttatttagttaaaaccaaaatattttattttggaaCAGTTTCCGttctatctaaaaaaaaaaccgaCAACAGAAATCCTATGAACAGTGTTTGTTTTGTCTAATATGTAATCTGTTGCTGCCTTTCTTAGCCAAGTCACTCTCGAacgcaatgtttttttttaatctagttaaataaaggtttattaataataaacaacaacaataaggTCCTGGAAAACAATGACGTCAAGTTGGACTAAAATTTTATTCAAATGTATACTTGCTTTTACATAACGTGCCTTTTAACCATGCAAAACAGGATTACTTTCAAAAATTAAAATTTACCAGCGGTTGaagatgttttattttttttttttttgtaatgtcatTGTGCATCACGACTCCGAAATAAAGCATTCCCTCAACAAACGATTAAGCTTATTCAGATTTATATTTATGTGAATTATTTGTGAATGACGTGCTTTTATATTAATTTTGGTGTTTTGCAAATAATTCCGTTCGAAAGCATTTGTACATTGCATAAATATATATAAAGATGACAAAAAAAGCCTCGCTCTCGCGATAGTAACACCCCGTTCACATTCGATTAATACGGCTCTCGCGATAATCCGGCCTCTTCCTTGGCCGTCGTAAAGTAAGGTTAGTTGTACTATTTCACGGTGGACGTCTGAGTCTGTCTTAAAATTGACTTTGATGGAGGCATATTATTGAATATTCACACGGTAAAGCAAGCTTAACTATTGATGTTTAAGATTAGGAGGTCTGGGGCGACGGATGGTTAAAATAAGAGTCATAATACGGCGTAGTAAATGCAGTGTCGGTGGGGGTACGAAGCGGTAGCTAGCAGGCCGTGCATGTGTTCACACAGCGACCACAAAAAGAAACTTCACGAATACGTTAAGCTCGATTAAAGAGTACGTCCAGACAGAAAACATACTGCCGGTACCGACCACTGCCAATC
The sequence above is drawn from the Thalassophryne amazonica chromosome 21, fThaAma1.1, whole genome shotgun sequence genome and encodes:
- the rnaseh1 gene encoding LOW QUALITY PROTEIN: ribonuclease H1 (The sequence of the model RefSeq protein was modified relative to this genomic sequence to represent the inferred CDS: inserted 1 base in 1 codon), which encodes MAKGTFFYAVRKGIKPGVYKTWDECKNQVDKFPCASYKKXASEKDAWAFVRGVQPSAVPEVTEGVQSDGSSYSLLPKRGPEPLEYIPIGQKRCHSGEEVESVPKRVKLSDCSSLSSEATDGFTYMGDAVVVFTDGCCSANGRRGARAGIGVYWGHNNPLNVSERLPGRQTNQRAELQAACRALEQAKEKNIKKLVLYTDSKFTINGVTKWVKNWKVNNWRLKSGGPVTNKEDFVKLDQLNTEVDVVWLHIPGHSGYKGNEEADRLSREGAAQPSQDEGSLD